From Cotesia glomerata isolate CgM1 linkage group LG2, MPM_Cglom_v2.3, whole genome shotgun sequence, a single genomic window includes:
- the LOC123259712 gene encoding trinucleotide repeat-containing gene 6C protein isoform X2: MFPHNSSSHEISTKTNAFVQNSKGDVVVLEESSLSGAREGERPEHARYCDIKFINSSMMAAPTSHPKATVANDFITVLPRQSGELSFAVGGEACQSVATETTKNPTNNLLTYDNNNINNNNNNNNDNINNNINNHNNAEHNHHKYRKQNTPGSLGQLGSSADQSNFTCKPLSDNKDSFSDISIRVLKLSLYIINRMYDARRTAGVPSLVRIPKSDRPQRESRFVNIVDNYFLLGSRLNQGDNNNFKANLSLISNINDNININNINNNNINNNSKSVILLSSTSYGDYYLFVAGDWFARKNYYDNDDDNNDVDYWFKIIFIDNNICFNNGFKIIMKLLGDKYSLVTITNNGEAVKYEPLSLSSIQFAVNSINKNYNNLKTVNDDDKNKNEDYKEVHFDWIASWTRAQNKTAPQNASSSITLIVSKNEITDHTILQFFLDTLIIKLRAINNNTTTTTTIDTITAATPTATMIFNKLFWQVTVNKLMQRICVPLMIKNSKRYDNNVGNNYYYNYNYDYYYNIDDSSCNNGEKEINITNNNPDVIQDIVNVAVCYKTSCVMTTNISMLGSQNDGINCTEATIFTVGALSFQDNYKSNNKPLNDSFKDNKYQVSAKVGHESNYIVKSVSKSTLSDKSSDKSDTSYQARFDKPDYDDDDYNYVKYKCVRSDVNIPTLTTCEPTMTLNNNNQSSTVTSKINSVPVSRETIIENYSNDDDDVDDYYNVNNDNNNTLGVDVNPTPLTTDQHSQLSCSTDYSNTTTTTTTTTTTTTTSTTTDIYQNNNCNDENAEFYTRNWARLIAYVRALIPAYLEAYKNNESKCESQRNQLKQALHCLYGESCAVSSYQDTQYDPVMDYKRRWGISPILLLAGGGESSLNSGTGTNWGSTPATTPNNNNANQTGWGSTPGNAPPSSASWGNNNVNRAVTGNSNQNQNQGPPVNQNNSGNANKVSNPNQTANPQTGPPASQPSNTTPGNQNSGPWPQGKSTNPVGPGQNQPAPNNGNNQVTPQSTNANANNNQVNNTTPGTVATTVASPTSNSSTKQQLEQLNTMREALFSQDGWGCQHVNQDINWDVPTSPEPAISKDGVPMWKPPVNNGTDLWDANLRNGGQPQPTQQAKTPWGHTPSTNIGGTWGEDDESADSSNMWTGAPTPSQPNTAQWPGTSSNQTGSSWGDPRIDPRDPRDIRSVDPREMRDPRDHRMSIDPRDHIRVLDPMTRDPRMTDMRGDPRGISGRLNGASADAMWGQPPGPPHHQMSHQHPTGPPAKMLNPSSMNQWAAPPPKEMMPGKPSGWEEPSPPSQRRNVPNYDDGTSLWGNPVSNQRPMPNSKVSHWKDIPSSNLGRGGMQCPPGMPQNRMPGQPGMKPDVGGPMWGHPGGPSGRNGSWGDGPHDTSNWDDPKTPASWNEPPINQPNWGGPSAHKPKSMGPSGTWGESDMEPTPNWGHPTKPTLTKEIIWSSREFRYLCDMGFKKEDVEIALRSRDMNKDEAQDMLSQIRSTEQWRRHEAPSGYDSSNQASMSSVYPKFNHVAQQMSFQPGAGVPSGAATGSVSGSVASASLLKLQQQQQQQSAVPLQQQPNVNPQQPPFNQASRIPQNPPSTQQLRMLVQQIQLAVQEGYLNQQILNQPLAPSTLILLNQLLQQIKVLQQLHQKHSVESSLKGNSQMVLQISVQITKTKQQIANLQNQIAVQQATYMKQQQQQQQQQQHQTAPSQSSDYYKTPVHDAMSVLQNSFGDLTMNKEPPVSQQQSRLNQWKLPSLDKDDITGNEFSRAPGSSSKPPPTPGSLSHSHSSPNMNPLLGQSDGTWSTRLGDSGWPDAGNNDATDGKDWQPGGAAFADLVPEFEPGKPWKMKNIEDDPTITPGSVGRSLSLAPLKDPDTIFSTSTKTSPPPQLQNVDTSIPSLSNSTWSFNPPATTPSAFSSSKNTWTDSAPPPTAVTSELWGAPMNKARQGPPPGLSSKGTTSNASNGWAGLGGVSRSSSSWGIHSSGGGINSANAAGWLMSGTWLLLKNLTPQIDGSTLKTLCMQHGPVQDFRLYLNHGIALTKYSTRDEARKAQGALDNCVLGNTTIFAESPADNEVHTLLQQLSHGGQQQTGASSGTGWGLRPSNKAVPPPDTWGGSSSQLWGAAPTSNSLWSSSGLDSGDAQRTTPSSLNSYLPGDLLGGESM; this comes from the exons ATGTTTCCACACAATTCTAGTTCACATGAGATTTCTACTAAAACAAATGCCTTCGTACAAAATTCCAAG GGGGATGTAGTAGTATTAGAGGAAAGCAGTCTGAGTGGGGCGCGGGAAGGGGAACGACCAGAGCATGCTAGGTACTGTGATATCAAATTCATAAACAGCAGCATGATGGCAGCACCTACCAGCCACCCCAAAGCTACCGTCGCCAATGACTTCATAACCGTCCTGCCACGCCAATCTG gtGAGCTCAGCTTTGCCGTTGGAGGTGAGGCCTGCCAGTCAGTGGCTACAGAAACCACAAAAAATCCAACAAATAACCTTCTAACctacgataataataatattaataataataataataataataacgataatattaataataatattaataatcacaACAATGCAGAACATAATCATCACAAGTACAGAAAGCAAAACACACCGGGCTCGCTTGGTCAGCTAGGCAGCTCCGCTGATCAGTCTAATTTTACGTGTAAACCGTTAAGTGATAATAAGGATAGCTTTAGTGATATAAGCATTAGGGTACTAAAGTTaagtctatatataattaatagaaTGTACGATGCGCGGCGTACCGCTGGGGTACCTAGCCTAGTTAGGATACCCAAGTCTGATCGCCCCCAGCGAGAATCGCGTTTCGTTAATATTGTCGACAATTACTTCTTACTAGGGTCCCGCCTTAATCAGGGCGACAACAATAACTTTAAGGCTAATCTTAGTCTGATaagtaatattaatgataatattaatattaataatattaataataataatattaataataactcaAAGTCTGTGATATTGCTCAGCTCAACCAGTTACGGTGACTACTATCTATTTGTGGCCGGCGATTGGTTTGctcgtaaaaattattatgacaaTGACGATGACAACAATGATGTCGATTattggtttaaaattatttttattgacaacaatatttgttttaataatggatttaaaattattatgaaattacTAGGCGATAAGTATTCCCTAGTTACCATTACTAATAACGGGGAGGCCGTTAAGTATGAGCCGCTAAGTCTGTCAAGCATCCAATTTGCTGTAAACAGCATTAACAAAAACTACAACAACCTCAAGACCGTCAACGATgatgacaaaaataaaaacgaagATTATAAAGAAGTGCATTTTGACTGGATTGCTTCCTGGACACGTGCTCAGAATAAAACGGCGCCACAAAACGCCAGTTCTTCCATTACGCTTATCGTTTCCAAAAACGAAATCACCGACCACActattttgcaatttttccTGGATACtctcattattaaattacgagcaattaataataatactactactactaccaCCATCGACACCATCACTGCTGCAACTCCTACTGCAACTatgatttttaacaaattgttTTGGCAAGTCACCGTAAATAAGCTGATGCAACGCATATGTGTTCCATTAATGATTAAGAATAGTAAGCGTTACGATAACAACGttggtaataattattattataattataattatgattattattataatattgatgACAGTAGCTGTAATAATGGCGAAAAAGAGATAAATATTACTAACAATAATCCAGATGTTATCCAAGACATTGTTAACGTCGCTGTGTGCTACAAGACTAGCTGTGTAATGACTACTAATATTAGTATGTTAGGGTCTCAAAATGATGGTATTAATTGTACCGAAGCAACAATATTTACTGTTGGTGCTCTTTCATTTCAGGATAATTATAAGTCTAATAACAAGCCTCTAAATGATAGTTTTAAGGATAATAAGTATCAAGTGTCTGCTAAGGTTGGTCATGAATCTAACTATATTGTTAAGTCTGTATCTAAGTCTACGCTGAGCGATAAGTCTAGTGATAAGTCTGATACGTCTTATCAAGCTCGATTTGACAAACCTGACTATGACGACGATGATTATAACTACGTAAAGTATAAGTGTGTTAGATCGGACGTCAACATTCCTACATTGACTACCTGCGAGCCTACGATGAcgcttaataataataaccaatCATCAACCGTCACATCCAAAATAAACAGCGTACCTGTTTCTCGAGAAACCATAATCGAGAATTACTCgaacgatgatgatgatgttgatgattattataatgttaataatgataacaataataccCTCGGTGTTGATGTTAATCCAACACCATTAACCACCGATCAACACTCTCAGCTGTCGTGTTCTACCGACTACTCCaatactactactactactactactactactactactaccaCCACTTCAACTACTActgatatttatcaaaacaaCAATTGCAATGATGAGAATGCAGAGTTTTATACTCGCAACTGGGCAAGACTGATCGCATATGTTCGAGCTCTCATTCCTGCTTACTTAGAGGCGTACAAAAACAACGAGAGCAAATGCGAAAGCCAACGTAATCAGCTCAAACAAGCTCTGCATTGTCTTTACGGAGAATCCTGTGCTGTTTCTTCGTACCAAGATACTCAATACGACCCAGTTATGGACTACAAGCGCAGATGGGGCATATCACCGATCCTGTTGCTCGCTGGTGGAGGCGAGAGCTCACTTAACAGCGGTACCGGCACCAATTGGGGATCTACACCCGCTACAACCCCCAATAACAACAACGCTAATCAAACTGGATGGGGAAGTACACCTGGAAACGCACCGCCGTCTTCAGCATCCTGGGGTAATAACAACGTTAATCGTGCTGTCACCGGTAATTCCAATCAAAATCAAAACCAAGGTCCACCTGTTAACCAAAACAACTCCGGTAACGCCAACAAAGTTAGCAATCCGAATCAAACGGCTAATCCGCAGACAGGACCCCCGGCATCCCAGCCGTCTAATACAACTCCAGGTAACCAGAACAGTGGTCCTTGGCCTCAGGGAAAATCCACTAATCCAGTGGGTCCAGGTCAAAATCAGCCTGCGCCGAACAACGGAAATAATCAAGTAACACCACAGTCTACAAATGCCAATGCTAATAATAATCAAGTCAATAACACAACTCCAGGTACTGTTGCTACAACAGTCGCGTCTCCCACCAGTAATTCTTCAACAAAACAGCAGCTCGAACAACTTAACACCATGAGAGAAGCGCTTTTCAGTCAAGACGGCTGGGGCTGTCAACACGTTAACCAAGACATTAATTGGGACGTTCCAACTTCTCCAGAACCCGCCATATCTAAAGACGGCGTCCCAATGTGGAAGCCTCCTGTCAACAACGGAACCGATTTGTGGGACGCTAATCTCCGTAACGGTGGTCAACCACAACCGACTCAACAAGCTAAAACTCCCTGGGGACACACTCCATCGACAAACATAGGTGGAACTTGGGGTGAGGACGATGAATCTGCAGACTCGTCAAACATGTGGACTGGAGCTCCAACTCCCAGTCAACCAAACACTGCCCAGTGGCCTGGCACTAGCAGCAATCAAACAGGATCAAGCTGGGGTGATCCACGAATTGATCCCCGCGATCCTCGCGATATTCGTTCAGTAGATCCGCGTGAGATGCGCGATCCTCGCGATCACCGTATGTCCATCGACCCTCGCGACCACATTCGCGTGCTAGATCCCATGACTCGCGATCCACGAATGACTGACATGCGTGGAGATCCTCGCGGTATATCAGGACGTCTAAATGGAGCCAGCGCTGATGCAATGTGGGGCCAGCCTCCCGGACCGCCACATCACCAGATGAGTCACCAACACCCAACAGGTCCTCCAGCTAAAATGCTCAATCCGTCTAGCATGAACCAATGGGCTGCTCCGCCGCCAAAAGAAATGATGCCTGGCAAACCATCCGGCTGGGAAGAACCTTCACCACCAAGCCAGCGGAGAAATGTTCCCAATTATGACGATGGTACCAGCTTGTGGGGTAATCCGGTATCGAACCAACGACCGATGCCCAACAGCAAGGTTTCTCACTGGAAAGACATACCTTCCAGTAATTTAGGACGTGGAGGAATGCAATGTCCACCTGGAATGCCACAAAACCGAATGCCAGGACAGCCTGGTATGAAACCTGACGTTGGAGGACCAATGTGGGGACATCCTGGCGGCCCAAGCGGTCGCAATGGCTCTTGGGGCGATGGCCCTCATGACACATCTAATTGGGACGATCCTAAAACACCTGCTTCGTGGAATGAACCACCGATTAATCAACCCAACTGGGGCGGACCTTCTGCTCACAAACCAAAGTCTATGGGACCCAGTGGTACCTGGGGAGAAAGTGATATGGAGCCAACGCCAAATTGGGGCCATCCTACTAAGCCAACGCTTACCAAAGAAATTATTTGGAGCAGCCGAGAATTCCGTTATCTCTGCGACATGGGCTTTaag aaagAAGATGTTGAAATAGCTTTGAGAAGCCGTGATATGAACAAAGACGAAGCTCAAGATATGTTGAGTCAGATTCGGTCTACAGAGCAGTGGCGTCGACACGAAGCCCCGTCAGGCTACGATTCCTCTAACCAAGCTAGCATGTCTTCAGTCTATCCCAAATTCAACCACGTCGCGCAACAAATGTCCTTCCAACCG GGGGCTGGAGTGCCGAGCGGTGCGGCAACTGGCAGCGTAAGTGGTTCGGTGGCCAGTGCAAGCCTATTGAAGCTccaacagcaacaacagcagcaATCGGCAGTTCCACTGCAACAGcagccaaacgtcaatccgCAACAACCGCCTTTTAACCAG GCATCGAGAATACCTCAGAATCCGCCAAGTACACAGCAACTACGTATGTTAGTTCAGCAAATCCAACTTGCCGTCCAAGAGGGTTATCTTAATCAACAGATCTTGAACCAACCGCTAGCACCGTCGACATTGATACTTCTAAATCAGCTGTTGCAACAAATAAAAGTACTTCAGCAGCTTCATCAGAAACACTCGGTTGAAAGCTCACTCAAAGGCAACAGTCAGATGGTTTTGCAAATAAGCGTTCAGATTACCAAAACAAAACAGCAAATTGCCAATCTTCAAAATCAAATAGCTGTGCAACAAGCAACTTACATGaagcaacaacagcaacaacaacaacagcagcagcatCAAACTGCTCCGTCTCAGTCATCAGATTACTACAAAACGCCAGTTCATGATGCGATGTCTGTGCTTCAGAACAGCTTTGGAGATTTGACTATGAACAAAGAGCCACCAGTG agccAACAACAGTCACGATTGAATCAATGGAAGCTTCCATCTCTCGATAAAGACGATATAACTGGAAATGAATTTTCTCGTGCACCTGGCTCATCAAGTAAACCACCACCGACACCTGGTAGCTTGAGTCATTCCCACAGTAGTCCAAATATGAACCCACTGTTGGGCCAAAGCGATGGAACCTGGTCAACCAGATTGGGAGACAGTGGCTGGCCGGATGCCGGAAACAATGATGCAACAGATGGAAAAGATTGGCAACCGGGCGGTGCTGCATTTGCTGATCTTGTTCCTGAATTCGAGCCTGGCAAGCCATGGAAG ATGAAGAATATTGAAGATGATCCTACAATTACTCCAGGCTCAGTAGGAAGATCTTTATCTCTAGCTCCACTCAAAGATCCAGACACAATTTTCTCAACTAGCACAAAGACTTCACCACCACCTCAGCTACAAAATGTTGATACTTCCATTCCTAGTCTCAGTAATTCCACGTGGAGTTTCAATCCTCCTGCTACTACACCAAGTGCATTCTCTAG ctcTAAAAATACTTGGACAGACTCCGCGCCACCACCAACAGCAGTTACCTCAGAGCTTTGGGGTGCTCCAATGAACAAAGCCCGTCAGGGACCACCACCTGGATTAAGTAGCAAAGGTACCACCAGCAATGCCAGCAATGGTTGGGCTGGACTCGGTGGAGTTAGTAGATCATCCAGTTCCTGGGGAATTCACTCATCTGGCGGAGGCATTAACAGTGCCAATGCTGCTGGTTGGCTTATGTCCGGCACATggcttttattgaaaaatttaactccACAAATAGACGGCTCCACTTTAAAGACCCTCTGTATGCAACATGGACCTGTCCAAGATTTTCGCTTGTACCTGAATCATGGAATTGCTCTCACTAAATACTCGACTCGAGATGAGGCTAGAAAA gctCAAGGAGCTTTGGATAATTGTGTTCTTGGCAATACGACAATATTCGCGGAATCTCCAGCTGACAACGAGGTTCATACACTTTTGCAGCAATTGAGTCATGGTGGTCAACAACAAACAGGCGCATCCAGCGGGACCGGTTGGGGTTTGAGACCATCCAACAAAGCTGTTCCACCACCAGACACATGGGGTGGCAGCTCAAGCCAACTCTGGGGTGCCGCACCCACCAGCAACTCACTTTGGAGCAGCTCTGGACTTGACAGTGGTGACGCTCAAAGAACTACTCCAAGTTCACTTAACTCGTATTTACCCGGAGACTTATTAGGAGGTGAGTCGATGTAG